From Perognathus longimembris pacificus isolate PPM17 chromosome 22, ASM2315922v1, whole genome shotgun sequence, one genomic window encodes:
- the Arhgef37 gene encoding rho guanine nucleotide exchange factor 37, which yields MADPEADEPSSRPGSPSPEGPGSEDRALLHQRLAVRELLDTEASYLHRLRLCASDIRSRLQQLPPGDLNVLFSNMDEIVQLNSRFLHGLQEAASEEEEQARLVGHLFLDFQEELERVYKVYCAGYEKALLLLQEYREEPELHREIQRIIEAVAPQAGPSGLSFFLVSPVQRITKYPLLLHKILENTRPDAAARPVLRRAAAALEEVNANVNEHKMRQELASRYTKVEQLSLRERLARINTHTLSKKTTRLSQLLRQGAGLAPRTEDPEFDEVEERFQRVALCVTELKDNMAAYMDNLEVLVACVQSSLCRYSLYLWLGKKREETSCLPLAEYSYGLAQCLHLQMQQQKLKDELRAD from the exons ATGGCCGATCCCGAGGCGGACGAGCCCTCCTCCAGGCCGGGGAGTCCCAGCCCCGAGGGCCCGGGCTCTGAGGACAGAGCTCTGCTGCACCAGAGGCTGGCCGTCAGGGAGCTGCTGGACACAGAGGCCTCCTACCTGCACCGGCTCCGCCTCTGCGCCTCCGACATCCGGAGCCGCCTCCAGCag CTGCCGCCGGGGGACCTGAACGTCCTGTTCTCAAACATGGATGAGATTGTCCAGCTGAACAGCCGATTTCTTCACGGGCTCCAGGAGGCGGCGTCTGAGGAAGAGGAGCAAGCGCGCCTCGTCG GCCACTTGTTCCTGGACTTCCAGGAGGAGCTCGAGCGCGTCTACAAGGTGTACTGCGCCGGCTATGAGAAggccctgctgctgctgcaggagTACCGGGAGGAGCCGGAGCTGCACCGGGAGATCCAGCGCATCATCGAGGCGGTGGC GCCGCAAGCCGGCCCCTCAGGCCTCAGCTTCTTCCTGGTGAGCCCCGTGCAGAGGATCACCAAGTACCCGCTGCTGCTGCACAAGATCCTGGAGAACACGCGCCCCgacgccgccgcccgccccgtccTGCGGAGGGCCGCGGCCGCGCTCGAGGAGGTCAACGCCAACGTCAACGAGCACAAGATGCGCCAGGAACTgg CCTCCAGGTACACCAAGGTGGAGCAGCTGAGTCTGCGGGAGCGGCTGGCGCGGATCAACACCCACACCCTGTCCAAGAAGACCACCCGGCTGAGCCAGCTGCTGCGGCAGGGCGCGGGGCTGGCGCCCAGG ACGGAGGACCCGGAGTTTGACGAGGTGGAGGAGCGGTTCCAGCGCGTGGCCCTCTGCGTGACCGAGCTGAAGGACAACATGGCCGCCTACATGGATAACCTGGAG gtgctggtggcctgtgTGCAGTCATCACTGTGCCGTTACTCTCTGTACCTCTGGTTGGGAAAGAAGCGGGAAGAAACTTCCTGCCTCCCGCTCGCTGAGTATTCCTACGGGTTAGCCCAGTGTCTTCACTTGCAAATGCAGCAACAGAAGTTAAAGGATGAGTTAAGGGCTGACTGA